The proteins below come from a single Aegilops tauschii subsp. strangulata cultivar AL8/78 chromosome 6, Aet v6.0, whole genome shotgun sequence genomic window:
- the LOC120966191 gene encoding uncharacterized protein: MSPPAPHLVDEIIEEIFLRLPTPAALARVSTACPRFRRIITERSFLRRYRKRHPPPLLGFVDDAGGFHPAQAPYPSAPLARALADAADFTCSFVPKPSEGLWYACDVRDGRVLLVEISLSSNGIAVCDPLSRRYVLLPPTPGDLTSENKRPRQSKPLLVPVSEDEDETLFKVIRFADYGTELAVFVFSSITEKWSVAASTSWSSSTSWSSLGGRPPWLDSHPFGCRGLSCFVGGCFYLASPCGDKLLVLELDTLFSTVNNHTGHHVKLRWLPRRVENDLARNNRQCRPRPGQARLPRIVVGKEGAIEVFSLLDDNSPNGLFYLYHSTQQNNGESSKECQLENIVPLPGGYNYFTVGADEGFLFLGATTEDQLDISRGSGVELLTTYWDVDYFSLDVKTSELMKVCRRKRCFFTRENVYWYFGFPPSLSKPSI, translated from the coding sequence ATgtccccgccggcgccgcaccTCGTCGACGAGATCATTGAGGAGATCTTCCTCCGTTTGCCCACCCCCGCCGCGCTCGCCCGCGTCTCGACCGCCTGCCCCCGTTTCCGCCGCATCATCACCGAGCGCTCCTTCCTCCGCCGCTACCGCAaacgccacccgccgccgctcctGGGGTTCGTGGATGACGCAGGCGGCTTCCACCCCGCCCAGGCGCCCTACCCCTCCGCCCCGCTCGCCCGTGCCCTCGCCGACGCTGCCGATTTCACATGCTCTTTCGTCCCCAAGCCCAGCGAGGGGTTGTGGTATGCGTGCGACGTCCGCGACGGCCGCGTCCTTCTCGTGGAGATCAGCCTTAGTAGCAACGGCATCGCGGTGTGCGATCCCTTGTCACGGCGCTACGTGCTGCTTCCGCCCACACCTGGGGACCTGACATCCGAGAATAAACGCCCCCGTCAAAGCAAGCCCTTGCTCGTGCCCGTTAGCGAAGATGAGGATGAGACCTTGTTCAAGGTGATCCGCTTTGCTGACTATGGTACCGAACTGGCTGTGTTTGTCTTCTCTTCCATCACCGAAAAATGGTCAGTAGCTGCATCAACCAGTTGGAGCTCATCAACCAGTTGGAGCTCTTTGGGTGGTCGCCCCCCTTGGTTGGACAGTCACCCGTTTGGATGCCGCGGCCTGTCCTGTTTCGTAGGTGGCTGCTTCTATTTGGCATCGCCTTGCGGGGACAAGTTGCTCGTGCTGGAGCTGGACACACTGTTTTCTACTGTCAACAATCACACTGGCCACCACGTAAAGCTCAGATGGCTGCCTAGGCGGGTGGAAAACGATCTCGCCAGAAACAACAGGCAATGCAGACCTCGGCCTGGCCAGGCCAGACTGCCTCGCATTGTAGTGGGTAAAGAAGGAGCCATTGAGGTGTTTTCTCTCCTTGATGATAACAGCCCAAATGGCTTGTTTTATCTCTATCATAGTACCCAACAAAATAATGGTGAATCTTCCAAGGAATGCCAGCTGGAGAATATTGTACCGTTGCCTGGCGGATATAACTATTTCACCGTGGGCGCAGATGAGGGATTCTTATTCCTTGGAGCCACTACAGAAGATCAGCTGGACATTAGTAGAGGCTCAGGAGTGGAGTTGTTGACTACTTACTGGGATGTAGACTATTTTTCGCTGGATGTCAAGACTTCTGAACTTATGAAGGTTTGTAGGAGGAAGAGGTGTTTCTTTACTCGTGAAAATGTTTACTGGTACTTCGGCTTCCCTCCATCATTGTCAAAACCAAGTATATGA